The Xiphophorus hellerii strain 12219 chromosome 22, Xiphophorus_hellerii-4.1, whole genome shotgun sequence genome has a window encoding:
- the tmem14a gene encoding transmembrane protein 14A yields MDWIGFGYAAAIIFGGFMGYKRKGSVMSLIAGLVFGGLSAYGAYNVSNDPKDILVLLASSGLLAVIMGMRYKKSGKLMPAGIMTGLSLLMVFRLLLLTIM; encoded by the exons ATGGACTGGATTGGTTTCGGCTATGCTGCAGCCATCATTTTTGGTGGATTTATGGGATATAAGAGAAAAG GCAGCGTGATGTCCCTGATTGCTGGTTTAGTTTTTGGTGGATTATCTGCGTATGGAGCCTATAACGTCTCCAATGACCCAAAAGATATCCTGGTGCTGTTGG CCTCCTCTGGGTTGCTGGCAGTCATCATGGGAATGAGATACAAGAAATCAGGGAAATTAATGCCAGCGGGGATTATGACGGGCTTAAG TTTGCTGATGGTGTTTCGCCTGTTGCTTCTGACCATAATGTAA